Within Desmodus rotundus isolate HL8 chromosome 6, HLdesRot8A.1, whole genome shotgun sequence, the genomic segment TTTACTGTGGGTCGGTGGTGGTTGTGGGTTTGTGGGCAGCTCCCTGCTCCCAGAGGACACAGAGAAGTGACCCAGTTCCTACTATAGTCATGAATGTGGTTGCTGGTGACCATCCTTTTCTCTCACCATCTCAGCCCCTTACTCTGAGTTCTAATCCTGAAGATCTTGGTTATCTGTAGCTTGTCAGCTGACTTCAAGTCCTCACACCCTCTCATAACTTTGGGCTAACCCTTTCcccctgtgggcctcagtttcccagtcaGTCACCTTGGAAGAGGTGGCACGCCTTGGTTTCTTGCTGTGCTGTGTTGGTAAGGATTCCAAGGCTGTGTTGGTGCCTAGGCTCAATAGGAAGGAGGACCCTGATTGATTAGTAATGTCTGCTACGGGCCCCATGGTGGACAGCAGTGGCCCAGTATCTAAGATGCCCTTTGGTTCAAGAGGACTGTTATTTGGTATAAGAAGCAGGTTTATGAGGTTCCAGAGGGCAGAGCTAGGACCAGGGCTGGACGTTACAGGGAAAGTTTCAGCTTTAGAGCTACATGTCAGAGGCAGAGACTGTTGCGGGGGTGGTGGAGGGTGCTCTCCATTACTAGAGGGATTTGAATTGAGCTTGACAGGGGATTCTGGACCAGGGGCTTAGGGGTCCTTGAACCCCTTTGATTCAGGAAATTCCCATGATGCAGCAGAGGCGGCTTTATCCTCCATCTCATGCTGAGGCTTACCACATAGTCCAATAGGACCATGATTTCTTCAGGAGGGATCAGGGCAGCCAGTGCAGCATTCACCACATCCTGCCTCACGGTGAGGGTGAAAGGGGCGCTGTCCAGGGCGGGCATTGTCAGGGAAACTGCAGACTCATTGAACCACTTCTTCACGTTTCCCTGTGAGTCCAACAACTTGGCCTAAGGAGACACAGATCAGAGAGTGGGCTCAGAACTTTAATTCTGAGGCACACCCAATAACAACAACCCAGAAGGACACAACACCGCTCAGTCTGTTTCCCCTTTTGCATTTGCTTCCAGGAAGCTTAGCCCAGAATTCAGTGCCTTGCTGTAGGTGATGAGTCATCTCAGGTGCCTAGCAACATCTACTCTGCCTGCATCCTTCAGATAATCTgattttttcaaactttaaatatcttatttggCATTAGATTTCAACTTTTCAGATACCTCACGAATGCTTTGGATGATGGGAGAGTTAAAAACTGCAACAAAATTGATGGAAATGATTGATGATGCAGTTTTCCAAGGGATCCATGAAAACTGGTCTGGGATGCAAGCTGCCTGGGTTGGGCTGGTCCCTCAGGGAGTCGAGTCCCAGTGTGTATGCAGCTCCATTTACCAGGGTTCTCCTGCCTGCTAGTCTTCAGTCTTATTTCATTCTCTCCTTGGTGACTATGACTAAtctacattttacaaatgaggaaactgaggcttagagaggtgaagaaacttgcccaaagtcacacagccagaggCTGGTGGTGCTGGGAGAGAAACTTAGATCTGCGTGATTCTCAGTGATGTGTTTTGATCCTGGGCTCGGGGTTCAAGGTAACTAGATAGTTGGGGATTGGCAGAGGATTGCTGGGAGAAAGGCCAACAGCCCCAGGGCAAACACTCTGGCCTGTGACTGGGGAATTCAAGGTCGGAGGACAGATCACCAAGGCCGATGTTCTGTGTTTGGCCCTTCCATTCTACCTGCTGTTTTTTCTGCGTCAAATGGCTTACATAGGACATGCTCAGCCtgttcagatttttctaaatCAGCCTGTGTCCTAACCGTGACCAGAGTTTTCTCCCCTGAAAGAGATCCATGGTGTCTGACCCTTGGTGGACAGAGAAGGGCAATGATGTCCCCACTTTACTCTCACGGTTCCATGACACTCACCCCCAGGTTGAGCTGGATGACATTACCCTTGATGGCAGGAGACAGAAGGTCAAAGTTCAGGTGGCCAGAGCCAATGGGAACAGGCACTGCTCAGGGACAAGAAGAAAGTTGTGTGAGGGTGAAGGGCGGTATTGGATGGGGTTGTTTGGGGACTGCTTTTGAGTGGAGCTGCATTATTGCATGGGGGGGgtaagcagaggggagcaggagtAATGGTGATATTGATAATGACAATGATGAAAGTGATAATgactgacatttattgaacatataTTGAGCGCTGAACTGTGTGAAAACTTTACATGggttagctcatttaatcctcacaataacctcaGGAGGTAGGGcctattattacccccattttacagatgggaaaccaaggctcagaaaagtGAAATGACTTGCTCATACCATGAAATTCGAACCCAGTGGTTCTATGCCAGCATCCTGGTTTGGAACAAAACTGACCTATTTCTTATAACTCTCCACCTCTCCACCAGACTGACCTGTACCCAGGCAGATCTGGATCTGGCCACTGGATCCCACATGTTCACCCTGGGATTCCCCACTTGGCCGCAAAGGGGTGGTGGCGTCTCAGTTGCCCTCGCTGTTGGGCCGAGAATGGGGAGGGCCGTGGAGGAGAAGGTGCAGGTGCAGGCGGGGAGTGGGTCCTCCTACTGAGTGTCCTTCTGCACTCACTAACATTCTCCCTGATCCgactcctgccctgcccctggggaggTGAGGAGCCAGATAGACCTCCGTTCTAGCCACAGTGGCCTTAGgtgctctcttgctctctcccggCCTCAACCTCAGTTTACTCACAGGACTGATATCTAGGAAAGTTGGCTTGAATCTGAATTACACCACACTTGAAATTTGAAGAATTGGGTTTAAGCCTTCCCCTATCACTAACTTCCTCTGTGAACTTGGATAAataatttaacttctctgagccttagttttcttatctgtgaagaGGGGCAACAATCACTACTTCGTGGTGTTGTCTGAGGAGTCAGCCAGACTGTGTATAGAACGCCCAGCCTAGTATTTGTTCATGGGTGTTCAGTGCTGCTGATTCCATTCTCTTCTTCCCATTCCCCTCTGGTGGCCTCTTTGAATGAGCCGCTTCAGATCGGAACACAGTAGGCAGTagaatttcttcttcctgccaATCCCCACTCCGAGGTGTCTGAGCACATCAGAAATTTGAGGTGGGGGTAGAAGCCTGTGACCTTCCATCTCTGCTACTCTCAGCGGGGGAGCAGTGACCTCCTTCCTGAGCATACACTGGTTTCTTCCCTCGTTCCCCCTTCTCTAAGCCCAGAGTGGTTGCTGTatcatccatccttccacccatccatccatccacccatccctccacccatctAGCACACGCTTGAAAACACTTCCCTATGCTACCAGAGTACCAGCTTTGTGCCTGGAacttccctgtaaatttttaatcctcactaacAGTCCTCTGAGGTAAGGATGTAtaaaccccattttatagatgaggaagcttaGGATAAGGGTGGAGTTGGCTTCCCATAGTCAAGGAATGAGTCAATGGTAGAGCTGGAATTTGCACTCAGATTTATCTGGGGCACCTGCTAGGTCATGTGGGAACTTGCCTTTAGTAGGTACTGGTGAAGTCAGAATTGTGAAACTGTGCTCATCCCAGGGAGGAATCAGCTGATGCTCTTTCCACCAGCAGGCCTGACTGGGGAGGCACCCTGTGGGCAGCACCAGGGCCTGGAGGCCGGCTCATTAGTAAAGGAAAAAGGTGGGAGACAGCAGTGTACTTACTGCTCACCAGGTGCAGGAGGTCCTTGTGCAGGTCCTCAAGGGCCTCCTCGATCATGGGACACAGCTGTGACAGCACAAATACAGGAGCTCCATAAGCAAGGGGGTCCCACAGTGACCCATGTCTGGCCCACATGGCCTGAGTCCCACTGCTATGCCCATGGCCTGCCAGGTTTTAATCCATGGGGTTGAGGACTCTGGTGCATCCGCTCCCCCAGCCAACCCCACTGCTCAGAGCAACTCCCCCAACCCCcgaccttccccaccccctggtgAACCTGGGATCTTCTGCAGTGGTTTGCCCCTTGCCTTATGCCCAAGGTGCACCTGGGCCACCAGGTGCCTTCCCTATCAGACTCCTCATCTTGTTCCTGAGAGCCCATGTTTTCCGTGAGTTTTCATTACTGAGTTTCTCCTTCATATCAGACTCTTAAGACAGAGGCCAGTAAGACAGACCAAACCATACTCATGAACAATCTCTTTGTGTCCTTTGTGGGTTCATGGCTCCCCCCAAATCGCCAGCAGTTCTCACCAGAGAGCAATTTTGTCCTCCAGGAGATGTTTGGAAatttctggagacatttttagctGTCACAACTCAGGAGGGGATGAAATAGACATTTCGTGAATGGAGACCAGGGATGCGGCTAAACATCCCATAGTGTACAGGACAGCTCCCCACAGGAAAAGccaaattttacaaaattttccACTTCGAGATTCCTTTACAAAGGCTCTCTGGAATGGTTTAGTTAAGTATTAAATATGATGCAGCTGTTACAATAATTAAGAATATTGTACGATGGCATAGAAAATATATGTCACTTAAATAATATAAGATAGTGTTGACACCGAGCGCAGCCACATAAACACATGAGTGCATGTGGGTGGAGCCTGGAAGGCAACATGCAAAAGAGAAAACAGCTGCCAAGTTAAGGTAGCAGGATCATGGGTATTTTTCCCCTAAAGTTGTTTCGTTATTGCatcatcttttcatttaaaaatgctctATTGTGAAAAAAATTAGTTACATGAGCAGGTAGTTTGAACCACAGGAGACTCACTGTTGTGAACATCATCTTGGAATTTGTAGTGGAAATCAATGGTCAAAGTGGGTGAATCAGCTTAGAGAGTTTTAACTTACCTGTGGTAGGTAAGGGACCTATAACATGACTGTCTCATGTTTACTGACTCAGGAAAATAAGTCCAACAGGACCTGGTGGGTGACAGAGCCCTAAGGACCACAGGTCGGTTTGAGACACCAGTATACTAGAACCAGCTTGTACTGGTTTGTGTGGGCAGTTTGTTAAATTTTCAAGAATTTCTGAGATGGTAACAAATTCGGACATTATTAAAAGTTAAAGTGTATAAACTTACAACTAAGTTAATTATATGAAAAGCAAAGTTAATGAAAACTCAAAATTTATGACTAGTTATTTTGTTATATCTTACTATTATCTCTTGCTCTTGCGGTCATTTATGTCTATTGTATTCACATGGTGGAAATACATACAATTATGTGCTACTGCTCATTTCTCCCCGACTCTGCTCAGCGACATCACTGtagtagcttgaaattggccttGGAGGGAGTGTTTACACCAgagaaatcagcaaatgctacaaatctGGGCTCCCCCTCCTCAGCCTCTCCAAAGTCAATTGTTCAGCATGATTTATCAGCACATCACTGTTCAAGGTCTCCTGGCTGACTTTTGGCAGTTCCATTACCTTGACCTCAATGATCCCCTGCTGAAAGCATGATCCAGACCCCGAGTTTCCCACTCAAGGAGACACAGGTCCCTCAGCACCAGCTTGCAGTTCCACTCCAATCCTACAGGGGGAGCAATCTTTACAGCCCAGTGAGGTCCTGATTCCACTCACCTGACTTTTCACCAGTTTGGGCAGGGCTGGCACCAGCAGTTTCATGACTTTGTTGGCTAGGGGGTTGATCAGAAAAGAGAGCCTTCCAGAgagcagaaaaggagagagattagGAAAGGTCAGAGATGATCGCCCCTCCCTTGCTTTACAGAAGGGAAGACTGAGTCCAGGGGAGAAAGGAACCTGCCCAAGGGCACTCGGCAGGCTGTTAGAGACAGGTCTGGGAGTAGGCACCCAGCCAGGTTTATACGGTAGCAGAGAGTTctctgggagcaggggctggggattGTCATAGAAATTTGTGCTGGACACTGGTATGATGGCAGCTGTCATTTCCACCCCAAACTCCTGctaaggggaagaggagggaggcacCATGTTTTTGAGACCCTGCTGTGTGCCACATGCTCTGCAGAGTGCTTGCTTACAGCCGTGGCCTGAGCTCATCCTCTCACTGCTGCTCCGAAGGCGAGGCACAAGGAGGCAACTTGAGCAGCCTCACCCAGATAGTAATTGAGGAGATGCATTTGCCTGACTCCAGAGCATGTTTTACCCCTGGCTCCCCCCTAGCTTGCCTGGAGTGGTTTGACGGACCCTAGGAAGGTGGCTCCTCTCCACCTTTAAAAGTTTGCTCCACTGCCTGGCACGATGCCTGCAATCCCATCATTATGGCCTCCACCCTCGATGTCTTGCAGTTTCTTTGGCATCACAGACTCCCTGAGAGGAGGCCTGGATCAAGAGTCAGCAGGGTTTGTCCCTATCTTTCTGAGTGTCAGggttctccatctgtaaaatggggcaagaTCGCCACCTGGCTTTCCTCCCAGGCACGGTGGGAGCCCAGTGGCAGGTGGCCACACTCACTTCTTCAGCAGGCTGATGCGCAGACTCCTGTGGCTGTTGGAGCAACTGCTGAGGACAAGGTGGGTGGTCTGGTCTTTGCTGTTGGTCTCCACTCGGATGATGGCTTGGGCCTCTGTCTCCATGTGCATCTCCACAATGGTCTTGACCAGCGGCCTGGGAGTGAAGGTGCCTAACGCTGTGAGCATCATCCGAGCTCCAGGCAGGAGCAAACCCATTGACCCTCTCTGTCTTCTGGCTCTCTGACCTCCGTTCTCAGGCTCCTTTGCTGGGTTCTCctcatttccccattttactCTTTACCTTAGCATGTCCCATGCtctcttttttaactttctctcCTGGTTTAAATCCTCTGTATATGCCAACAGCTTCCAAATTTATACACAACTCCTTACTCAGGTGTCTTACAGGCACCTCAAGTTTAGCGTGTACTACATTGAACTGTGCAACTTTCCCAAACCTGCTCCTCTCACAGTCATCTTGTCTGGGTTCCTGGCCACTCCCTCCTGCCAGTTGCACAGGCAGAAACTTCGGAGTCAGCCTTGACTtcccagtctctccctctcttcccccacatTCATTGACCAGGGAATCTTGTTTTCTCTACCTGCCTCCAAAAAAGCACATCCAGAAACCTTGCCACCTTCCTGCCCCACAAACTATGGTCCCAGCTCCATTGTCTCcatctgaattattttaatagtttctgGGTGGCCTCCATATACAGCAACCAGagggattatttaaaaaatgttaaacatgtCATGTTTCTCCTCTGCTCAGGACCTTCCATGGCTCCCATCTCACTTGGGAAAAGCCAAGTCCTCAGCTCGGTCCACAAGGCCCTGTATGATCTGGCCTCGGCTGCCTGCTGGCCTCACTTCCCACgattctccttctctctcccctctctctttgcCATTCTTTGAACAAAGCAAGTGTACTCttacctcagagcctttgcacttgctctttccTCTGCTTAGAACTGTTTTCTAGATCCCGCATAGAGGCAAGGGGGGGATGCGTGGATGTACCTGTCAAGCCTGCTGTTCCTGACCAAGGGAATACTCACGTGTTGAATCCAGCCACCATGTCCAGTGGGATTGTGACCATTAGCTCCTGGTTGTCAGCCGAGGGTTGCACCTGCACCTGGAGGATGTTGGCTGAGGTGACTTTCAGCCTGGATGGGATGCAGGAGAGATGAGAGTCATCTGAGCATCGGCCACAACTTGTTCCCCTCCAtcattcccctctcccctgttgCCCAGCCAGCAGCTGGACCCAAGCCCTGTTCGCTGACTCTTTCCCAGTGTGGTCttgccacacccctccccccaacccctgcccctgctcacaACACTCTCGTGGCTCTGGCCTTGCTTAAGAGATGAATCCCAGCTCGTTGGCCCGACTTCCAAGACCCTCTGTGACCTGGCCCCTCTGACCTCCCCATGCTCACCTTGGGGTTTGAACAACAGCCATTCTGACCTACTGTCACCCCTCTGTGCCTTTGCCCAGactggtccctctgcctggaataccaTTTTCTTCTCATCTCCTGGAGCGTGGAGTCAAAGGCTCACCTGTCACTCGGACTTAGAGGTGTCACCTTATCCCTTCACACTCTCACCCCAGGTGACTTCCCTCTGGAGTCACCCTATTAGGGCTCCTGTGTGACTCTTTTATGGTTATTAACTCCTCTGGGAGCTTCTGAGGAAGGGACTTCATTTGCCTCACTCTTTGTGGTCAGGCACAGAGTTGACACCAACTGATGCTTGTTGACTGATCAAGTGAGTATGCCAAGTGTGTCCTGGGCAGCAGTGTGAGCAGggagcccccagcctggccctgctccaCTTACCAGATAATGAGCTTCAGGATGGAGTTCACCAGGCTGCCTAGTATGGGGACGCCCCCAGCCGGCTTCTCCCTCACGGCGCTGAGCAGAGGCAGCTGCTGCAGGACGTTGACAGCATCACGTTCCTTCAGCTCCTGGGTCAGCCCTGGAGACAGATTCTAGGGATTAGGGCCCAGCAGGAGGAGCAAGGAGGATGGCTTGGTGGGGGCTCCAGGCTGGGAGGGAGTCTCACTAGGACTACTCGGACCTGGACACAAGATAACGGTGTGGATGGTTCCATCCTGACCATCTCTACGGTGTAGCCATGGCCTTCAGGATGATGGCCCAGATGGGTCATCTTCACATGAAGACTGAGGCTGGGGCATAGATGGACCACTCACACCCCTGAGCATCGCCAGCCTCTGCATCCCTCCCACCAGTCAGCGGCAAACACTTCTGGACTCAATAGGCAGGGGATTTATAAGGCCCTGTTTGGGGCTGTTTTGCTGCCACAAACACACTTGCTAGCAATTCTCTGGCACCCAGATCCTATGCCTGTTATCCAAAGAGTGTCAAGTGCTGAGCAGAGAAAGGGGGAGGCAAGGTTGGGGGTTTGTGAGCCAGGAGCCCTGGGTTCTAGTCCCTGCTGGACTCTCCTTGGCAGCCAGAGCCCATTTGGCTTGTGTGCAGAGCAGGTCAGAAGTGCTGCAGAGCTGATGCTCGGGAAGCAGCCCTGGTCCAGTGACTGATGGGAATCCATGTATAAACACCCCAGCTCCCTCAGCCCTTTGGCAGGATGACTCAGGACTGTGTGCCCACTGTGTCCCAGAGTCCCTGTGCACTATTGCCTCTGGGCAACAAAACCACCCTTTTGCCTGCTCTGTGATAATGGAGATGGGCCCTGTAAATAGTCCTCCTTTGCCAGCTGGTGCAATGTTAAGCTCTGTCTGCAGAGGCTCTGGAGGGccatggaggaggaagaggttcCCCCTGCCAGGCTCCTGTGGTCTTATTGTCTAGGGCTGCGAATTCAGCAACAGTCCCCAGGGCAGCTCGTGAGTACTCATGGGCAACTCAGCTTCTGTCCAGGAAGTTTCCTGGAGAAGGCTTCCCAGGAACCCTTTTCCTTGGGGGCAGCTTCCCAGAGAATTCCTTTGGCTCCCTGCAGGCAGGCTTCTGCCCGCTGGCTCAGCCTGCCAACTGTGGACCAGCTCTGACCTAGGGCAGCTCGGCAGATTTCCCCACCAAGCACTGGACTTCAACCACACTCCTCCCATGAGGTCTGGGGAGGATTCTCCCCTTCCAAGTTTATTCTGTCCTTGGATtagcctctcccctcctccccaatcCTCTTTggagtcctttttattttctttcttagccAATTTCCCATGGCTCCAATCCCCTGCTCATAATTCTTTACACAAACTCAGGAGTTGGGCTTCCCATGTGGTTTCTGCCTCCTGACTGGTCCTAACCGACTAACACAGTTGCCCAGTAGGACTGAGCTCCAGCTCTCAGTGGTAGCTGCACTACCTTTGCCTGACTTGTTTCCCACTCTTCtgctggtgttttcttttgtgtgttttttttttttttctgagatcaCCTCTAACACCAACCACTTGCAAAGAACTCCTGAACTCAGATTCCGCTGTGGTGACACCCACACAGTGGTTGCTCATCTCGGAGCTCCTCTGGCTTCCATTCCAGGTGCTTGCGATTCACGGTGTGGGCCCAGGGCACCTCTGCCTGCCCAACAGCACCTAGTACTCTCTGCCCCCTGTCCCTATT encodes:
- the BPIFB1 gene encoding BPI fold-containing family B member 1, with amino-acid sequence MASSRTFTLLCGLLAAALVRATLSPPAVLTLGPEVISERLTQELKERDAVNVLQQLPLLSAVREKPAGGVPILGSLVNSILKLIIWLKVTSANILQVQVQPSADNQELMVTIPLDMVAGFNTPLVKTIVEMHMETEAQAIIRVETNSKDQTTHLVLSSCSNSHRSLRISLLKKLSFLINPLANKVMKLLVPALPKLVKSQLCPMIEEALEDLHKDLLHLVSMPVPIGSGHLNFDLLSPAIKGNVIQLNLGAKLLDSQGNVKKWFNESAVSLTMPALDSAPFTLTVRQDVVNAALAALIPPEEIMVLLDYVLPELALRLKSNIKVISEKAANQLRHTQIVKILIQNAPELLLDQGNAKVAQLIVLEVFATNEVRRPFFTLGIEASSDAQFHTEGDRLILSLNEISSDRIHLMNSDVGLFNPELLKDITTEILASVLLPNENGRLWPGVSVPMVKALGFKAASSSLTKDALVVTPASA